The sequence below is a genomic window from Wyeomyia smithii strain HCP4-BCI-WySm-NY-G18 chromosome 1, ASM2978416v1, whole genome shotgun sequence.
ATGAAACTCAAAAGAATTATGCAacttaatgataaaaattccaACATGGTCCTATTTTCATGTTCAAAGGAACATGctcagcgttttttttttttttttttctggagtaTAAGACGCAATCCTTTGTATCCATCAAACAATGTGCGTCACACTAGTACCAGTGTTTGACATGTAGTGGCACTTTGCTGTTCTTAAAAAACACAGTTGAAGAAGGTATTTGATCTTAGTATCGGCCGGCACTTTTTCCAATTCAGCGTGAAAAAAGCCTTCCACTTTGTTATCCGAGTGCCTCATTGAGATATGGtattattatttgaatcaaatgtttacaagattttaaaatattttgcttCCTCTCATTTTATTAACCAGATAATTCGAtaccttcgtcatacgcaaatTCATCATAATTCCTTCTGTCAGGGTAGCAACCAGCATCAGAttctattttgaatttaataacAAACTGTCCTTCTTAGGACAACTAAACAAATGAATTGGAGATTcaatttttctcgttttgcgctataaataaaagtgaaatgttattttaatctgggtgcactctgactgttgaaataATACAACACGAAATATTACATAATTTCTATTGCCTCTTTTATGTGCATGAAGACAAACAtaaatttacgcgatttttgtatcaacttgcgGTCGTAGCTGCGCACACAACCCTTCTTATTTCTTTggcataaaaatttgtttaggTTATGTGTTTTTCTGGCTAAATTATTTTCACCTTCAAAATCTGGATCTACTTAAACACCTCATTATCCTGAGATTTCACAAATGGTAACAATTGATTTGTACAATCAAACTTTCAGTAACACTTTTTCAACACTATCTACTTTAAAGTCTATGGCAAATAAGTTactataaatttcattttatattGAAATCTACAGTAATATTTATCAACATAAGAATGACTGAAAAAACGAGTGATTCATGAACGTTctagaataaaaaattaaatattcccGATATTCCCATAAGTAATCGatcacagaaaattcaatgaTGAATGGTGTACAAAGTAAAACTTTCTACGAATCTTCCTCAATTTTAACTAGAACTTTTAGCTTACAAAATAAGTACATAGCTTATTTAGTTGGCATCGAATAAAACTTATTACAAAAGCTCATTTTAATTCTCAAATCTACGTATAAGATGCACACAGAGGGATCTTTTTCTTTGGGTTCTTTGGTGTAAACCTTCTTTAGTGTTGGCTAGCATCAACCAGATGGAGGTATAGACCCTCCACGCGTGTATTGTCTTGTGCGGAAACACACCACTAATAAACCAGCTAACGCTGAGCTGAACTAGTAAAGCCAGTGCAATACTAGCCGAAACTCTAACCAGATTAGTCGAGGCGCACACCTTTTTGCTGGCCGTTACCATTTCACCACAATCGTTCTCTTTTTGCTAGCGTCAAGCGGGGAGAGTCGAAGATTCTCCGTTTATCAGGTGCATCGTACTTTCGCTCTCGCTAAAATCAGCTGACGCAACAGCTGTTTACCTTTGTTTGTATGTTTTTCGACCGTTGCTTTCCGAGCTTTTACTGTAATTTATTGATAATGATAGTAGAATAGCAAACATTCATGAAATGTTTTCCGGTTCTAATTTTTTCTCAATATtacgaaaataataataatttgagCATTACCTGCAAAAACGCCGACACTCGTCTACGTTTGGGCATCCGAAACGGCGGCGGCACCCGTGGCAGTGGCCGGATCCGCGGTCATCAACGCGGGCAGCCGGCCAAACTCCTTCCACAGACGCTGAAACTCCATCTGAAACGGTATGACCAGCTCTGGCAACGAGCTCAACACCATATTATCCCAATTGCTTGACAGCGCCTGCATGGTCCAGTTGGTGGACCCACTGATCACTACACCCCCCAGCGGAAGTGGCTCGTTGGCCACTCCCTGCAGCTTGCGCTCTTCCACCTCCCTCTTCTGCTGCCGATCGCAGCGCACACACCGGGAACCATCATCGACACAGGGCACTTTGCTACCGCCGGCAGTGGGACTGGCAGTCCCACTGCCATTGCCATTGGCCACAACACCACCGGCCGGAAGCGGGCTGGGTACACCACAGCAGAATCCAGATTTGCGCACTCTTTCACTGTGATAGCACCGGGGACACAGCCAGTCGGAATCGATCAGGCAGAACTTGTGGTGCATCAGATAGGCGGCATTCTTCTGGTTGAAACGCACTGGGATTCCTAAAAAAGAAGTGAATGATTGttatttgttgaaaaattggAACCAACGTCGAGTGGAATTCGATCTAAAATGCTAGATGAGGATTCGGATGAAGACTAGTGTCTTATCAGTTATAAAGCAACTTATTTTGCTACAAAAGGGGAACCATACTTTATTAAAATCCAGCAGTATGGTACCGATGTCGATTTGGTAACCAGCTTAGAAATTATATTactaaaatttgtttgtttttacgcTGTCAGTCATACAGACCTCAGGGATCGTTGAAGATTTGGATTGTTGTTTACCATATATTCAGGTTCAAGCtctaaaaaaatggaaaatatacGCTCTCTTAGTGTTtcaatattacaaaaaaaaatgtttaaaagtgtTATGAGTTCTCGTCTGCTCTGAGTCTGTTAAAAATTCAGCGCTCAGCCGATTCCTTTCATCACATTTTTGGTCGGAAAACAACGcaccagttttttttatttttattactatcattatttttttactgtGCAGCACTGTAAACTCTTTAATTTTTTCACTgccaaaattttattgaattcattagaatgaataaaataaaataaaatccccgaatattattcaattttacctctccttctatttatttttgtttattttaattcgCAAAGTCTTTCTATGTCTTTGccgaaaatgtttaaaatttgcACGGATTTCGGAGTTTACCTAGCaaaaagcgacttcagtgttatttttcttggtttttgaCTGTATTTAGTAAGTActctaaaataatttcaaatggtCTAAATGTGTGTGGTTTACAACttcttgtagtttttttttattttttcaaatttttactcTCAATTCTAGACAATTTTTTGCCAGCATAACGTTTTTTTAGTTGCAAAATTTAAATTGTGAGCGCAAGCTTTTTGcccccaattttttttctaggtcatcattattttcatatttttcatggTTATCGTTAATTGTAGCATTTTAATTCGAAATTTCTGTCTGGTCATTCTTCGATAGtttggttttatttaatttataattagtctcatttttccaattttttcagTGTAATTATTTTCACTTCTCAGTGTTGCATCCGTTATCTttttttgtgttattatattttcgATAATTGTTTTATTAACGAAGTGGCTCAGAGTTTTACAATTTCGACAATTTTTCGAAACTTGCTAACATTTGAGCATTTTTTGACTCAAGAAATCATTGCAACTGAGAAACCTTTAGTTGTATAGGAAAAGTGCCTGAGAAAGAGTTGTAGGATACTAACACCTCGTGCAAAAATTACACTCAATATTCACCAATAAAGTTATAGAAGTTATATCATTGAAGAGGTCATTCTGTTTCATCAAACTgaaaaacattaaaagaacATTCTAATAAAATTGCATTGCATTCATCAAAGTCGTCACGCTTTGATCGCACATCGTAAATGATTTTGTCAAAGCGTAGGTAATCAAAGctgcacagaaaaaaaatattatcagagAATGAAAACTTTTAGAAAACACTCAATGAATAATAGCCTGTGTGTTCATTGACCCGCAACAATCGGGTTTTCAGATTTcgctattgttgttgttgttgattgaTTGATAACAGCTGACACAGACACATCAGCAAAGTGTGAATCTTCCAACCAGATGCAGAAGCAACACTCACTCAAACATCCATGCCGATCCATGTTCACTATCAGCTGCGAAAagtgcaacaaataataaaccCCTGGGCCGACACTGGGAGGGGCAAAGGAACTGTAGCAAAAAAAACTGCTGCACCCAGCAGAATTGCACCTTCTTAtactttatttaatttttttatctcgcCACCGCCGCCAGCTTCGCGATATGATGATGGCGGCCGCTCGGAGCAGACTTCTTTTTATTCCTACCGCAACAGTAGCAGCACGAGcagcaccatcagcagcagcagcattgtcTTGCTGCAAAAATACTGCACTCACACCATGTGACGATGCTTTCCTGGTTTGGCTGAAATAGACATCAGCTGATTTAGAGCTTCCACCACGGGTAGGGCGGAGGAAAATTCGCAAACCTTTTCCAGTTTGTTCGACTGGAGGAAATTGACATTGACAGAGGAAGCAGGCAAAATTTGCACAGAAAACACGTGCATTTGCGAATGTATGCACATCCGAAGGGGTGTAAAAATAGGAGAAAAAGTGATGCAACCCtcggttgttttttttcttttctcaacACAATGGCATGATCCTGTTTCGCGAGGTTAGAAAAATCTCGTGGTTTTCAGTCGAATAATTTTTATAGTCCGATAATTGCATTCAACAATTACCGTATTCAAAAGAGATGTTATATTACAATTTCTAACACAATCTTGtttgttaaataaaataaaaattgttggtCACAATATTCATTGATATTCATAAAAAAAGTGTACCCATATCAGACGCAGAATTTTCTCCTTTGTCTCCAGAAAAcgcaagaaaaagaaaaatcgcAGCAGAAGGTTATCTCTCATTCCAAGGGCACTGTGAATGTCAATGTCGGCTACACATTCCAGCTGATTATTTTCGATACCACAAAACCCTTCCAGCTCGTCCACAAAACGATCAAACCCTCATCGAAATCCACTCACCTCCTTGCACCAATCTGGACATTTGCGATCCGGAACTGTACGCCATCGACGAGCACCCgacgacccgaacccgaacgcCTCGTTTCGCGGCCCGCAGTACCGCTTCCCCGATACTGTCAACCGTCACGATGTACATGCACAGATTTATCGAAACCTGAGCCCGATCGAGAAGGGCCACGAGCCGCCGCACATGTTCCGTGGTGAAGCTGGCCATCGTCGTACCCGGTTCGTTCGGTTGGCAGCTTCGTTCGTTCGCGAAGTAGACCTCGGTCAGCTGGCAAAGTGCACGCTGTCGGGCCCGGCGCCGGGCCAAAGCGGCCCTCCAGAGGGCATACAGCTCGTACAACACTTCGGAACCGACACCCACCGCGAGCACCGCCGCGGACACACGCGCCCATCGCGGAACAGCCGAGAGCATTTTCTGACAgaagcagaaaacaaaaaaccacGAGGATCGGTTTTGTGGATAAACACCGCAAGCACGTCTCCGCAATAAGCGAGAGCAGAAAAACACTATCCACTTTAAACACAGACGGAAAAAACTACCGGATGTTCCGTTCGTAGAGGAGCAAATTTTAATTGCAactatttttcggataaaaggaATCCGTAGGAAACGCAATGCAAAAAATTACTTCACCACTGCAAGCAGAGGTCAGAACACGCACCGAAACGACCGAAACGAAGGAAGGGTAAGAAAACAAAACTGACTTTCAAGTCAACTGCTTTGACACATTTGACGCGAGAATGCATGCAGCTGTCAATGTCAGCTGTCATGTTAACGTTTGCGATTGCATGTGGCTCTGCAAAGATGTGAGCCGTCCAgtgttttaaaaacagcaacatGCGCATAGTGTGTTAAATTGTTTGGACAAGTTctagaataaaattgaaatcTAATATTATAAACGTCGTCTGGAATAAATCGTGGTTTGAGCACACTTGAGTTattataaataaatgtataaaaagcaaggccttggtgctacattccgattcggaacttgactttcTGTATTTTACACACAGAATTCGcaaccgactgtttagtgtacgggACAAATCCGGAGTACTTCGTGATAGGGCGAATCtaacaaactgtaaacaaatagaGATTTTACCGAAAACGTATGAAATGAGCTACTATCTACCttcaaacttaaaaaaaatgtatttcttTTCTAACTATTAAAAAGTAGGATGTTTGTTAAGGGCAAAATCTACTGTATATCAAAAAATAGATTGAGGAATACGCCCTTTTTGTTGTTTACGTTAGTAAAAGGCGAATCTTGACTTCGTCTTAATGAATGGGCGAAATCAAAGttgtcaacaaaataaacattaaaagcaAAAAGCGTATTCCAATACAATAACGTAAACACGGCGTacagtaaagggcgatactatcgagcaaatgaaaataaggcgcatagtaaagggtgataccacatacataagacaaacgtaacactggcgttttttctggtacacgttacCCCATAGTACTCCGCACCTggtcctgtcaaactgctcgataaataatgaacgaaataaattttcttattcttggctttatcgagccccaaggaaaatcccataaggaactgtcaaaaagatttttacaaaatcaatgcagcttttttcgagtaggaacgcgacaaatgcagggctgcgcaagTACACtgtcttcaaaaacaactcaaacagagattttattcagagtgtggtaGCATTCGTGTAGTTCaatttgtaccaacttttttgaacgatttcttcctgagtgttacgtatgtcttatgtatgtggtaaaaattaaattactgaacgaaattaaGTAATTTTTGAAACTGAATTACAGCaacattttggaaaaaatgttGTGAATCAGCAAACAAGTGGTTTGCTGATATGCTTTTAACAAAGTATTTTGCTGAACTTTCAAGAGACACTTTGGTGTGTATACGCTGGGTACAATAGGGGGTTTTAATTCgaaaaaatacctgcttttcttatactaatcgataaccgacctttcagtaggcattacgtaatttgtcttagatctctacgagttttctgtgattttaaaattggaaaattatatttgttttaaattttcacttaCTGTCAAGTAGTGCACAGAGTGACATTGCTGTTGCTGGCTTTTGGAAAATATAACACTGATTGTgaaaaatataaccctggttgCGTGTCATGACAGGAATCCCAAATGTGAATAAGATGAGAATAAGTAGAAGCCTAATAGTCGGTTGATTAAACCGCACTCGATTTAATGTGTCACTGGAGGTTTTGTAAACTTTCAACAGGGACCGTGTTTACAGTTTTCTCATGTCATTGATTTCTCATGACATTGTTTTGTGGAGTGTggagatatttgaaaaatgacctggcctccctgtgtcatgatttcttgacggTGGGGTATGTCTTGAAACcacttacagttgttaaaattcgaaatcgatttttcaatagttttgctgtttaaattaagaaaagtcagtagaatatgtatttcttttgacatttcttatcaaaagaaaaataacaggagggttgtgtgcaaagccacgaccgcaaggttgaagtagaacacttttacaagaaagataacccggctgcttgcgtgtctgtcttttttctagtgaataaacgttgactaaacatatcaatcgaaatttgcgcttcaacaagaattgaccattttcaataatatagtaagttgcttgtcatgaatggggcttgacaatttttaaattttgcgatgaaattttttcggatgtcattctgatgactgaaggaaaaaataattcagtacgttttgagacacgagatgaagtaaaatttataacttttacaaatt
It includes:
- the LOC129719125 gene encoding mitochondrial cardiolipin hydrolase encodes the protein MLSAVPRWARVSAAVLAVGVGSEVLYELYALWRAALARRRARQRALCQLTEVYFANERSCQPNEPGTTMASFTTEHVRRLVALLDRAQVSINLCMYIVTVDSIGEAVLRAAKRGVRVRVVGCSSMAYSSGSQMSRLVQGGIPVRFNQKNAAYLMHHKFCLIDSDWLCPRCYHSERVRKSGFCCGVPSPLPAGGVVANGNGSGTASPTAGGSKVPCVDDGSRCVRCDRQQKREVEERKLQGVANEPLPLGGVVISGSTNWTMQALSSNWDNMVLSSLPELVIPFQMEFQRLWKEFGRLPALMTADPATATGAAAVSDAQT